The Parasteatoda tepidariorum isolate YZ-2023 chromosome X2, CAS_Ptep_4.0, whole genome shotgun sequence genome includes a region encoding these proteins:
- the LOC107453353 gene encoding protein extra-macrochaetae, which translates to MPVSDKQMKIRRSARDVNHEEIQALLSKLKEIVPNMPRNRRLSKLEIIQYVIDYIVDLQIALECPHGISPINSSHRQPLGVISSPSNSRQDVNPLDKLPSMHRPDVMLKSISRSLSS; encoded by the exons ATGCCTGTCAGtgataaacaaatgaaaatacgaAGATCAGCTAGAGACGTCAATCATGAAGAAATACAGGCACTTCTgtcaaaattgaaagaaatagtgCCAAATATGCCTCGAAATCGAAGGCTGTCAAAATTGGAGATAATTCAATACGTGATTGATTACATTGTGGACTTGCAAATTGCTTTGGAATGTCCACATGGAATTAGTCCAATTAATTCATCACATAGACAACCACTTGGTGTGATATCATCTCCTTCCAATTCTAGGCAAGAT gTCAATCCACTCGATAAACTGCCATCAATGCATCGTCCAGATGTGatgttaaaaagtatttcacgTTCGTTATCAagctaa